The stretch of DNA TCAGGGAAGATGCTGCACCTTTTGGTTACACAGATACCACAGGCAATCTTCAAGGATATTGTCTAGATTTTTTTAGTTTGCTCGAAAAAAAATTAATTAATCAACTTAAAAGAAATACACTTATTTTTAGGGTTTTAAAATCTCGAGTTGATAATCGTTTTGATTTAGTCACAGAAGGGTTTGTTCAGCTAGAATGTGGCCCTAATACTATTCGATCGCAACTTCAAGAACAAGTTGTATTTTCTCAACCTTTTTTTATGACGGGTACTCAATTTTTAATTCGTCAATCAAATAATAATTTATTTAATTTGGATACCAATTTAAATCAATTGAGGCTCGGAGTAATAGAAGCAACGAGTACAGAAAAATATCTACGCGATCGCTATCCCCAGGCACAATTAACCTTATTTCGAGGTGTTACTGCTAGAAGCAGAGGTGTACAAGCCCTAGCGCAAGGAAAAATTGATGCAATGGTCAGTGATGGTATTCTCTTAAGAGCAGAAGCTCAACAACAAAATTTATCTCTTGCTAATTATTCTTTAATTCCAGAGCAGCCTTTAACTTGCGACTCTTATGGTATGCTACTTCCTCAAGGCGATCGCTCATGGCAAGATTTTGTCAATTCTGTGATCACTTCTCCAGAATCGAAAGAACTTTTAAATAAGTGGTTTGGAGACATTATTCCCTACACTCAGATTACTGAAGCTAATTGTCAGAATAATTCTGAATTTTGAATTACACTCCTCTGAGTTTACGAGTGTGATCGACTAAACTTTGAGCGAATTGATCGAATCTTTGGGATAATTTTTCATCTAATAATTTACCTTCTCGATCAAATGCCTGCCAAGCTTGCCCAACAGCAATTTGTTCTGGAATTACCCAAGCGTGAACCCATCTCATGATAATTCTTAGATCGTTAAGAGCATTGCTATTGGATTGTCCGCCTAAAATACTGATTACTCCTGTGACTTTATCAGATAAATGCTCAAAACTCATTAAATCAAGGGCGTTTTTGATGACACCACTAACACTGCCATGATACTCAGGTGTAGCTAAAATTAACCCATCAGCTTCTTTGACACTATCTCTAAGTTTGATGACATCAGGATAGTCAGGATAGTCGTCTCCACCATTACAAAAAGGTAAATTTAGGTTTCGTAAATCAAGCAGTTCTACTTCTGCACCTAATGCTTCTACTCTAGTAATCGCTTGTTGCAGTGCCAAAGCCGTATAAGAACCATCTCGAAGACT from Stanieria cyanosphaera PCC 7437 encodes:
- a CDS encoding amino acid ABC transporter substrate-binding protein; this translates as MIKYQIKIGVLLGLILSIPLSATAATVLENIQKTGVVKVAIREDAAPFGYTDTTGNLQGYCLDFFSLLEKKLINQLKRNTLIFRVLKSRVDNRFDLVTEGFVQLECGPNTIRSQLQEQVVFSQPFFMTGTQFLIRQSNNNLFNLDTNLNQLRLGVIEATSTEKYLRDRYPQAQLTLFRGVTARSRGVQALAQGKIDAMVSDGILLRAEAQQQNLSLANYSLIPEQPLTCDSYGMLLPQGDRSWQDFVNSVITSPESKELLNKWFGDIIPYTQITEANCQNNSEF
- a CDS encoding NADPH-dependent FMN reductase, translated to MVKIVGINGSLRDGSYTALALQQAITRVEALGAEVELLDLRNLNLPFCNGGDDYPDYPDVIKLRDSVKEADGLILATPEYHGSVSGVIKNALDLMSFEHLSDKVTGVISILGGQSNSNALNDLRIIMRWVHAWVIPEQIAVGQAWQAFDREGKLLDEKLSQRFDQFAQSLVDHTRKLRGV